One segment of Erigeron canadensis isolate Cc75 chromosome 2, C_canadensis_v1, whole genome shotgun sequence DNA contains the following:
- the LOC122588100 gene encoding agamous-like MADS-box protein AGL80 translates to MTRSMVKYKFMEDASARNVTLKKRKASLLKKMDEVKTLCDVDACLVMYEKEGDPPVLWPSASEARRVVDKFDKSIIWGANSRLDHIGFLKNNLTKMKKHLKKEKKKNLKNSMLKCLFDDNEFSEIKQEDLEGLHAFIDSEIQVIDEMIEKASEKGKMKMA, encoded by the coding sequence ATGACTCGCTCAATGGTTAAGTACAAGTTTATGGAGGATGCAAGTGCAAGGAATGTGACTTTGAAGAAGAGGAAAGCAAGTCTCTTGAAGAAGATGGATGAGGTGAAGACGCTATGTGATGTTGATGCTTGTCTTGTGATGTATGAGAAAGAAGGTGATCCACCCGTTCTTTGGCCTTCTGCTTCAGAGGCACGCCGTGTGGTTGACAAGTTTGATAAGTCAATAATATGGGGTGCAAATTCTAGGCTTGATCACATAGGTTTTCTTAAAAACAATCTGACTAAAATGAAGAAGCATTtgaaaaaagagaagaagaaaaacttgaaaaattcGATGCTGAAATGCTTGTTTGATGATAACGAGTTTAGTGAGATCAAGCAAGAGGACTTGGAAGGCTTGCATGCTTTCATTGATAGTGAGATCCAAGTGATAGATG